In Gemmata obscuriglobus, a single genomic region encodes these proteins:
- the purM gene encoding phosphoribosylformylglycinamidine cyclo-ligase — protein sequence MPEQYDYKKAGLDLEKYEQTISGIQVHVARTQRPGVIPPPFPPRKGGKGVGGFASLFDLSAAGRYTNPVLVTCTDGVGSKLKIAQLVGKFDTVGIDLVAMSVNDLICTGGEPLSFLDYLAMPKDDPALTAELVKGIADGCLESGCALVGGETAILPDFYAPGDFDLAGFAAGVVERDQLIDGRKIQSGDAVIGLASSGVHSNGYSLVRKVAFEAAGLTVADRVPELGKTVGEELLTPTRLYVKPVRRVLGAFGDAVHGLANITGGGLPDNVGRILPPDKRVHIARSAWSVPPVFGWLQKCGNVADAEMFRVFNMGVGFVVICAPAAADGIVQQLAADGVPAWHIGAVQDGAVGVEMH from the coding sequence ATGCCTGAGCAGTACGACTACAAGAAAGCCGGGTTGGACCTCGAAAAGTACGAGCAGACCATCTCCGGCATCCAGGTTCACGTCGCACGCACGCAGCGCCCGGGGGTGATCCCGCCGCCGTTCCCACCGCGCAAGGGCGGCAAGGGCGTGGGCGGGTTCGCCAGCCTGTTCGACCTCTCGGCCGCGGGCCGGTACACGAACCCCGTGCTGGTCACCTGTACCGACGGCGTCGGGAGTAAACTCAAGATCGCGCAACTGGTGGGCAAGTTCGACACGGTCGGCATCGACCTGGTCGCCATGTCCGTGAACGACCTGATCTGCACCGGCGGCGAGCCGCTCAGCTTCCTCGACTATCTGGCGATGCCCAAGGACGACCCCGCGCTAACCGCGGAACTCGTGAAAGGCATCGCCGACGGCTGTCTCGAATCGGGCTGCGCGCTGGTCGGCGGCGAGACCGCCATCCTCCCCGACTTCTACGCGCCGGGCGATTTCGACCTCGCAGGGTTCGCGGCGGGCGTGGTGGAGCGCGACCAACTCATCGACGGCCGCAAGATCCAGAGCGGCGACGCGGTGATCGGGCTGGCGTCGAGCGGCGTTCACTCCAACGGCTACAGCCTCGTCCGCAAGGTGGCGTTCGAAGCCGCGGGCCTGACCGTGGCCGACCGCGTGCCCGAACTCGGGAAAACGGTGGGTGAAGAACTGCTCACCCCGACGCGCCTGTACGTGAAGCCGGTTCGCCGCGTGCTCGGGGCGTTCGGCGACGCGGTTCACGGGCTGGCCAACATCACCGGCGGCGGGCTGCCCGACAACGTCGGCCGCATCCTCCCGCCGGACAAACGGGTTCACATCGCGCGGAGCGCCTGGAGCGTGCCGCCGGTGTTCGGGTGGCTCCAGAAGTGCGGGAACGTGGCCGACGCCGAAATGTTCCGGGTGTTCAACATGGGCGTGGGGTTCGTTGTGATCTGTGCCCCGGCCGCGGCCGACGGAATCGTTCAGCAGCTCGCCGCCGACGGCGTTCCGGCGTGGCACATTGGCGCGGTGCAAGACGGCGCGGTGGGCGTGGAAATGCACTAA
- a CDS encoding MBOAT family O-acyltransferase, with the protein MSLSLLASAAPPADPTFHSGFAYFRWLHELLPAPFFHTQAFLTFFALILVAYWSIPRRFQMTRVWLLVVASFHFYAAWSAELAFLVTGTTLADYLFGRLMGHATRSWFRKLLLYCSVGMNLGILCYFKYRGFFLNELYDGMRQLGMNPGFAKVSLENVFIPFGISFYTFEAISYAVDVYKRKIEPEKSLPRFLLFILFFPHLVAGPIVRAGDFLTQTRRPKRWNWVRAQVGVQLFLVGAFKKMAIADRMAMFCDPVFQSPDSYSSVAVWFAVLAYAVRIYCDFSGYSDMAVGAAHLLGYKLTNNFNMPYLAANVTDFWRRWHISLSSWLRDYVFIPLGGSRGSRWLTYRNLVLTFLIGGLWHGAAWGYILWGLAHGLLQVVHKWFKEYSEDKPRLVAFLETSFGTGLRVLLTFVCVSLCWVLFQPELGKALAVFEKLFYVQRGLALPLSNRSLWATVIFLFLCQLLVRSGVWAKLYPRLPAPVLGVGYAACLCVALILAPDSGTTFIYFQF; encoded by the coding sequence ATGTCACTTTCGCTACTCGCGTCGGCCGCGCCGCCCGCGGACCCGACGTTCCATTCGGGGTTCGCATACTTTCGCTGGCTCCACGAGCTGCTCCCGGCGCCGTTCTTCCACACGCAGGCGTTTTTAACCTTTTTCGCCCTCATCCTGGTCGCGTACTGGAGCATCCCGCGGCGGTTCCAGATGACCCGCGTGTGGCTGCTGGTGGTCGCGAGCTTCCACTTTTACGCCGCGTGGAGCGCCGAACTCGCGTTCCTCGTCACGGGCACCACGCTCGCCGACTACCTGTTCGGCCGGCTGATGGGGCACGCAACGCGGTCCTGGTTCCGCAAGCTGCTGCTGTACTGCAGCGTCGGGATGAACCTCGGCATCCTGTGCTACTTCAAGTACCGCGGGTTCTTCCTCAACGAGCTGTACGACGGCATGCGGCAGCTCGGTATGAACCCCGGGTTCGCGAAGGTCAGTTTGGAGAACGTCTTCATCCCGTTCGGGATCTCGTTCTACACGTTCGAGGCGATCAGCTACGCGGTGGACGTGTACAAGCGGAAGATCGAGCCGGAAAAGAGCCTGCCGCGGTTCCTGCTGTTCATCCTGTTCTTCCCGCACCTGGTGGCCGGGCCGATCGTGCGCGCCGGCGACTTCCTCACCCAGACCCGGCGCCCGAAGCGGTGGAACTGGGTGCGGGCGCAGGTCGGCGTTCAACTGTTCCTGGTCGGCGCGTTCAAGAAGATGGCGATCGCCGACCGGATGGCCATGTTCTGCGACCCGGTGTTCCAGAGCCCGGACAGCTACAGCTCGGTCGCGGTGTGGTTCGCGGTGCTGGCCTACGCGGTCCGCATCTACTGCGACTTCTCGGGCTACTCGGACATGGCCGTCGGCGCGGCGCACCTGCTGGGGTATAAGCTGACCAACAACTTCAACATGCCGTACCTCGCCGCGAACGTGACCGACTTCTGGCGCCGGTGGCACATTTCGCTCTCGTCGTGGCTCCGCGACTACGTCTTCATCCCGCTCGGCGGCAGCCGCGGGTCGCGGTGGCTGACCTACCGGAACCTGGTCCTCACGTTCCTGATCGGCGGGCTGTGGCACGGGGCCGCGTGGGGGTACATCCTGTGGGGGCTGGCTCACGGGCTCTTGCAGGTGGTCCACAAGTGGTTCAAGGAGTACAGCGAGGACAAGCCGCGGCTCGTCGCTTTCCTGGAAACCTCGTTCGGCACCGGGCTGCGGGTGCTGCTCACCTTCGTCTGTGTGAGCCTGTGCTGGGTGCTGTTCCAGCCCGAGTTGGGCAAGGCGCTGGCCGTTTTCGAGAAGCTGTTCTACGTCCAGCGCGGGCTCGCGCTGCCGCTCAGCAACCGCAGCCTGTGGGCCACGGTGATTTTCCTGTTCCTGTGCCAGTTGCTCGTCCGGTCCGGGGTGTGGGCGAAGCTGTACCCGCGGCTGCCGGCGCCGGTGCTGGGGGTGGGGTACGCCGCGTGCCTGTGCGTGGCCCTGATCCTCGCCCCGGACAGCGGCACCACGTTCATCTACTTCCAGTTCTGA